GCATGGGTGTCGTAGGGAGGTAATGCTTGATGCGAGTCACACAGACGATGCTCACACAGACGAACTTGAAACACTTATCGAGCAGCTATAACAAGCTCGCCCAAGTGCAAGAACAGCTCATCAGCGGGAAACGGATTCAACGGGCTTCGGAAGACCCGGTCGTCGCCATGCAAGGCATGCGCTACCGGACCGAGGTGCGCGAGGTCGACCAGTTCCGCCGCAACGTCAGCGAAGCGACGAGCTGGATGGACTTGACCGACTCGACGTTGAACGAAGTGACGGAAGCCGTCAAACGGATTCGCGAACTGACGACGCAGGCGGCGAACGACACGTACGAGTCGTCGCAACGTCAAATTATCCAAAGTGAGGTCAATCAGTTGATCGAACATATCGGCTCACTCGCGAACGCGAAGTCGGGCGAGAAATATATTTACAACGGCACGAAGACGGACCAACCACTCGTCGACATGGACGCCTTGAAGGCGTTCCTTGCCGACCCGAACGGGGACGTCAACAGCATCTATCCGGACGGGGCGCCGGCAGCGAGCGGGAAAGTCGCCTTTGAAGTGTCGAAAGGCATCACCGTCCAAGTGAACATGCAGCCGGAGACGGTGTTCGGCAGCGACGTGTTCGCCGGACTCCACGACCTCGTCTCGAAACTGGCCGACCCGAACACGACCGGTGAGGTTCTTTCGAACGAGCTCGCCGACCTCGACGTGATCGCCCAAAACTTGATCACGGAACGGGCCGAGCTCGGGGCGCGCGCCAACCGGTTGGAACTCGTCGACAACCGCCTGCAAGAACATGAGATCATCGCCAAGACGATCATGTCCGATAACGAAGACATCGACATCGAAAAAGTCATCATGGAGCTCAAGTCTCACGAGACGGTGCACCGGGCCGCGCTATCGGCCGGCGCCCGAATCATTCAACCGACGCTCCTCGACTTCCTCCGGTAAACGATGAACATCGCCCGGCTTGAGATGCGGCAGACGCAGGCCGCGATTCAAATCACGTCGAACCGGCCCCACCTCGAGATGAGGCAAGGCCGGGCCGATGTGTCGATGACGCAAGGCAAGGTCGAGATGACCCAACAGACGACAAGTGGTACGCTCGAGGTCGACTCGTCGGTCGCGCGCAGTGAAAGCAACTTGAAGGCGGCGCTCGAGCTCGGGCGCCATTTCGGTCAGCTCGGGGAGCAGGCGGCCCGGGAAGCGATCTCGACTACGGCCCGGGACGGGGACCGGCTCATGCGCATCGAGAACGGCAACCCGATCGCCGCGATGGCCGCTGAGAAGACGAGCGCCCCGTACCCGGTCGTCGACATGGACTTCATGCCGAAATCGCTCGACCGCGTGAAGTTGACGTATACGCCGGCGGATGTCAAAATCGAGTGGAACCTGACGCCGGCACAGATTGATGTATCACTCACCCCAGCCGACATCTCGTTCACGCCATGGACGACGGACATCTCGCTCCGTCAGCAGGCGTCGCTCGAGATGTGGCCGGTCGGTGGCATGTATGATGAGACGCGTTGAAAGTGAGGACAACCCATGTTCATTGAGACAGACTATTTTGGCAAAATCGAAGTAAATGAAGAAGAGACGATCTCGTTCGTCAGCGAGATTCCCGGATTCCCGGACTCGAAGACGTTCACCCTCATCCCGTACGGCGACGAGCTCCCGTTTTGGTCGCTCCAGTCGCTCGAGGACCCGGCCTGCGCCTTCGTCGTGACGAACCCGTTCTGGCACAAGCCGGACTATGCGTTCGAATTGACCGACGGCGCGAAAGAGCAACTTGGCATCGATGAGGCGGAACACGTCTCGGTGTATGCCATCGTGACGCTCCGCGAACCGTTCGACGCCTCGACGCTCAACTTGAAGGCCCCAATCGTCATCGAGACGAAAGAGCGCCGCGGGAAGCAAGTCATCTTGGATGACGTCTACCCGGCCCGGTTCCCGCTCGGCGGTCAGAAAGAAGAGGTGCGCTGATGCTCGTATTGAAACGAAAACAAGGCGAGGCCATCCATATCGGGGACGATGTGACGCTCACCGTGCTCGCCATCGAAGGCGACCAGGTCAAGCTCGGCATCGACGCCCCGCGCCATATCGACATCCATCGTCATGAGGTGTACGTCCAGATGCAGGCCGAGAACGAATCGGCCCGCGACAGCGCCAACTTGATGAAACAGATGATGCAAAACAAGTCGGAAGCGTGAGCTTCCGGCTTTTTAGCTGTCCTAAAATTTGGATAGGGTGACATGCGTCACTTTTGTACGATAGGATAGGAGGAAAGAAATGGCGGGAGAGGACAAGGCTTGGGTCAAGTCATCAACATCTTTTTCATCAATGTCAGTATCATCTATCTCGTTTTATCACTGGCCCTGTATCTCATGCGCCAGCTGTTGCCGATTCAGGCAGGTTCTCCTTATGCGGTCCGCATCTGGTTTGGTCTCGCCATGGGGCTCGCGGCCGTACTGTTGACGGTCAACTCGTTTCAAGTCGGAGAGGCAAGAGTCGACCTCCGGATTATCCCGCTCGCGCTCTCAGGCGCCTATGCCGGACCGGTCGGAGTCGCCGTCACGATGGGGTTGACTCTTCTCAGTCGCTTCGGTCTCGACGGCATGACCGACCAATTCATCCGCTCGTTCGGCACGCTCGGCTTGTTCTTCGTGTTGTCGCTCGTGTTAAATCGACTGGTGATGCGACGCGGTCACTTGTATTCGGCCTATCTCGTGTTCGGGGCCGTGCTCGTCTTGTTTCGAATTGCTAGCAACGTCCCGATTCAGGCGTTCACGACCGTGTTCTTGCCGTATTTCGTCATGACGTTCCTCGGTGGCTGGATGTGTTACTGGGTCGCGAAACAGATTGAGACGCACCTGCGCATGTTCCGGCTGCACGCGCAGCGGGCGACGATTGACGAGCTGACGGGTCTCCCGAACCGCTATATGATGCTCGAACGT
This sequence is a window from Exiguobacterium mexicanum. Protein-coding genes within it:
- a CDS encoding DUF6470 family protein, producing the protein MNIARLEMRQTQAAIQITSNRPHLEMRQGRADVSMTQGKVEMTQQTTSGTLEVDSSVARSESNLKAALELGRHFGQLGEQAAREAISTTARDGDRLMRIENGNPIAAMAAEKTSAPYPVVDMDFMPKSLDRVKLTYTPADVKIEWNLTPAQIDVSLTPADISFTPWTTDISLRQQASLEMWPVGGMYDETR
- the flgL gene encoding flagellar hook-associated protein FlgL; translated protein: MRVTQTMLTQTNLKHLSSSYNKLAQVQEQLISGKRIQRASEDPVVAMQGMRYRTEVREVDQFRRNVSEATSWMDLTDSTLNEVTEAVKRIRELTTQAANDTYESSQRQIIQSEVNQLIEHIGSLANAKSGEKYIYNGTKTDQPLVDMDALKAFLADPNGDVNSIYPDGAPAASGKVAFEVSKGITVQVNMQPETVFGSDVFAGLHDLVSKLADPNTTGEVLSNELADLDVIAQNLITERAELGARANRLELVDNRLQEHEIIAKTIMSDNEDIDIEKVIMELKSHETVHRAALSAGARIIQPTLLDFLR
- a CDS encoding GGDEF domain-containing protein, whose product is MGQVINIFFINVSIIYLVLSLALYLMRQLLPIQAGSPYAVRIWFGLAMGLAAVLLTVNSFQVGEARVDLRIIPLALSGAYAGPVGVAVTMGLTLLSRFGLDGMTDQFIRSFGTLGLFFVLSLVLNRLVMRRGHLYSAYLVFGAVLVLFRIASNVPIQAFTTVFLPYFVMTFLGGWMCYWVAKQIETHLRMFRLHAQRATIDELTGLPNRYMMLERLNEVEMSGLPWALFVIDVDRFKQLNDTYGHRAGDAALHHIGQTLQANCPPDGFVGRYGGEEFLMVLEDVGDVRSIADDIVTVVRDTPFSFEGTTIPMTVSIGATLAGAEPGTVVFERADAALYQAKMNGRDQAKIG
- the fliW gene encoding flagellar assembly protein FliW, whose protein sequence is MFIETDYFGKIEVNEEETISFVSEIPGFPDSKTFTLIPYGDELPFWSLQSLEDPACAFVVTNPFWHKPDYAFELTDGAKEQLGIDEAEHVSVYAIVTLREPFDASTLNLKAPIVIETKERRGKQVILDDVYPARFPLGGQKEEVR
- the csrA gene encoding carbon storage regulator CsrA; amino-acid sequence: MLVLKRKQGEAIHIGDDVTLTVLAIEGDQVKLGIDAPRHIDIHRHEVYVQMQAENESARDSANLMKQMMQNKSEA